The DNA region GCCGCCCGCCTCACCGAGGACGACGAGGCCCGGCTGCGCGCCCTCCTGGAGAAGCACGGCGTCCGCGACTCGCTCGGCCACTTCGCGCTCCGCCGCGACAAGGGCGTCGTCTTCTCCCCCAGTGGCAAGGCCGCCGTCTGCTACCGGGTCGTGTCCGGGGTGATGCTGGCCAGCGGCGACCCGATCGGCGACGTGGAGGCCTGGCCCGGCGCCATCGAACGGTTCATGGACGAGGCCAGGGCCCATTCCTGGACCCCGGCCGTGATGGGCTGCAGCGAGACCGGCGGCGAGGTCTGGACCCGGGAGACCGGCCTCGACGCCCTGGAACTCGGCGACGAGGCGGTGGTGGATGTCGCGGATTTCTCGCTCGCCGGGCGCGCGATGCGCAACGTACGCCAGATGGTGAAGCGCATTGAACGCCTCGGCTACGAGACCCGGGTCCGGCGCGTGAGCGACATCGGCGAGGCCGAACTGGCCCGCATCCGGCGGGCCGCCGCCGACTGGCGCGGCACCGACAACGAGCGCGGCTTCTCCATGGCGCTCGGCCGGATCGGTGACGCGGCCGACGGGGACTGCGTCATCGCCACCGCCCACAAGGCCGACGAGCACACCGACGACTCCCCCTACGGCGACCTGAAGGCCGTACTCCACTTCGTCCCGTGGGGCCGCGACGGCATGTCCCTCGACCTGATGCGCCGCGACCGCTCCGCCGACCCCGGCATGAACGAGCTGCTGATCGTCGCCGCCCTGCAGGCCTCCCCCCGGCTTGAGGTCGAGCGCGTCTCGCTGAACTTCGCGATGTTCCGCTCGGCCCTCGCCCGGGGCGAGAAGCTGGGCGCGGGACCGGTGCTGCGGACCTGGCGCGGACTGCTGATCTTCCTCTCCCGCTGGTTCCAGATCGAGTCGCTGTACAAGTTCAACGCCAAGTTCCGGCCCCGCTGGGAGCCCCGCTTCGTCGTCTACCGCGCCGCCCGCGACCTGCCCCGCATCTCCCTCGCCACCATGCAGGCGGAGGGCTTCGTGAACCTCGCCCTCCCCCGCCCCTTCGCCCGCCGCTTCCCGGCCCGCCGGCCCCGCCCCTGCGCCCACGCCCAGGCGCCGGGCCGGGAGCAGCACGCGCGCGCGGCGTAGCGCCGCTCCGTACGGGGCCTACGCTGGTCGCATGAGTACGTTGCGTGGACGAGGCACGGTCCAGGGCCTGCCGGAGTGGGACCGCTGTGCGGTCATGGGTGTCGTGAACGTGACCCCGGACTCCTTCTCCGACGGAGGCCGCTGGTTCGACACCACGGCCGCGGTCAAACACGGCCTCGACCTGGTCGCCCAGGGCGCCGACCTGATCGACGTCGGCGGCGAGTCGACCCGCCCCGGCGCCAGCCGGGTGGACGCGTCGGAGGAGCTGCGGCGCGTGGTCCCGGTGGTCAAGGGCCTGGCGTCCGAAGGGGTCACGGTCTCCGTGGACACCATGCGGGCCCGGGTCGCCGAGGAGGCGGTCGCGGCCGGAGCCGCCCTGGTCAACGATGTGAGCGGCGGCCTCGCCGACCCGGACATGGTCCGCGTCGTCGCCGCGGCCGGCGCCCCGTTCGTCGTGATGCACTGGCGCGGCTTCAGCGAGTCCATGAACAGCCGGGCGATGTACGAGGACGTCGTCGCCGAGGTCGTCGCGGAGCTGCGGGAGCGGATGGACGCCGTGGTCTCGGGCGGGGTCGACCCGGAACGGATCGTGATCGACCCCGGTCTCGGCTTCGCCAAGGACGCCTGCCACGACCTCTCCCTGGTCGCCCACCTCGACGAGCTGCGCGCCCTGGGCCGCCCGCTGCTGGTCGCCGCCTCCCGCAAGCGTTTCCTCGGTCATGTGCTGGCCGGCGACGGCGCCGCACCGCCGCCCGCCCGCGAACGCGACGCCGCCACCGCGGCGATCTCCGCGCTCTCCGCCCACGCGGGCGCCTGGGCCGTCCGGGTCCACGAGGTACGGGCCACGGCCGACGCCGTACGGGTCGCCCGCGCCGTCGAGGGAGCCGCGTGAGCGGGCCCCGCGACGAGCACGCGGAGGCGGCTGCCGACATCGCGGCCGTCGAGCAGGCCAACACCACCTTCTACGAGGCGATGGAGCGCGGCGACTTCGAGGAGCTCTCCGGGCTCTGGCTGCCGGGCGAGGACCTCACGGTCTCCTGCGTCCACCCGGGCTGGCCGGTGCTGACCGGGCGCGGCGAGGTGCTGCGCAGTTACGCGCTGATCATGGCGAACACCGAGTACATCCAGTTCTTCCTGACCGACGTCGGGATCTCGATGACCGGCGACACGGCCCTGGTGACCTGCACGGAGAACATCCTCAGCGGCGGCCCCGCGGAGGACGGCAACGCGCTCGGTCCACTGGTCGGCCAACTCGTCGTGGCCACCAATGTGTTCCGGCGCACACCGGACGGCTGGAAGCTCTGGTCCCACCACGGCTCGCCCGTACTGACCGAAACCGGTGAGGAAGAGGACGAAGAGACGCCCTCCTGACCACGTGGTCGATGGGGTACGGCCCCAAAAGGGGGTTGGATCCGGGTGGCGCGGGTATACGCGGCTACCAGTCCCGTGAGGCCGCGTCCACGGCCCCCGCGGGCGAGCACTGTCGGTGCTCGCAGGTAGATTCGAAAGAGGGCACCTTGCCGTCCGCACACGGCCCCGTGTCTCTACGACCAACGACAGCAGGAGTGATTCGCGTGGATCGTGTCGCGCTGCGCGGCCTCAAGGCCCGTGGGCACCATGGCGTCTTTCCCAGGGAACGGGAAGAGGGCCAGACGTTCATCGTGGACCTGGTGCTCGGCCTGGACACCCGCCCCGCGGCGGCCTCCGACGACCTGACGAAGACCGTGCACTACGGCGTCGTCGCGGAGGAGGTCGTCGAGGTGGTGCAGGGTGAACCGGTCGATCTGATCGAAACGCTCGCGGAGCGCATCGCCCAGAAGTGCCTCAAGCACGAAGGAGTCGAGGAGGTGGAGGTCGTGGTGCACAAGCCGGATGCGCCGATCACCGTCCCCTTCGACGATGTGACCATCACCATCACCCGGAGCCGAGTATGACTGCGTTTTCCACCGAAGGGCAGAGCGACCCGACCGTACAGCCGGTGCCCGCCTCCGTGGTCGAGCAGGTGGACGCGGCGGACACCACCCTGTCCAACCCCAAGCGCGCCGTGATCTCCCTGGGCTCCAACCTCGGCAACCGCCTGGAGACGCTCCAGGGCGCCATAGACGCCCTGGAGGACACCCCCGGCCTGCGGGTCAAAGCGGTCTCCCCGGTGTACGAGACGGAGCCCTGGGGCGTCGCCCCCGGCTCCCAGCCCTCGTACTTCAACGCCGTGATCGTCGTGAAGACGACGCTCCCCCCGTCCTCCCTCCTGGAGCGCGGCCAGGCCATCGAGGAGGCCTTCGACCGGGTCCGCGAGGAGCGCTGGGGCCCGCGCACCATCGACGTCGACATCGTGGCGTACGCGGATGTCGTCTCCGACGACCCGGCGCTCACCCTCCCTCACCCCAGGGCCCATGAGCGGGCCTTCGTCCTCGCCCCGTGGCACGACATCGACCCCGAGGCCCAGCTGCCCGGCGCCGGCCCCGTCGCGGAGCTGCTGGCCGGAGTCGGCCGGGACGGCGTGCTGCCCCGGGCCGATCTGGAACTCCGTCTGCCCGAGTAGTCGTTAGTCTCGACGGAAACGGATCACCGGCGCCAGGGATCACCGGCGAGGGTGGCCACGGGCGACGGTGTCACGGGCGACACGGATCACTGGCGGCGAAGGGCGGATCACTCGGTGAAGCAACTCAGGCTCGGGGTACTAATCGGCCTCTTCGCCGCGGCCGGGGTGCTCTCCTGGGGCGGCGCCCGCCTCTGGGACTCCCTGGGCAACCTGCCGAGCGTTCCCCTCGCCGCGCCGATCGTGCTCGCGGTGATCGCCGTCATCCTGCTGGCGACGGCGCTCTCCATCCGTTCCCGGCTGCGCGCCCAGCGCGAGCGCCGGCCGGGGGCCAAGGGCGTCGAGCCACTGATGGCGGCCCGGGCGGTCGTCTTCGGCCAGGCCAGCGCCCTGGTCGTCTCCCTGGTCTCCGGCATGTACGGCGGCACCGGCGTCTTCCTGCTCGGCTCCCTCGACATCCCGGCCCGCCGCGACCAGGCGATCTACGCGGGCTTCGCCGTCCTGGCAGGCATCGCGGTGGTCGCCGCGGCCCTCTGGCTGGAGCGCGTCTGCAAGCTCCCGGAGGACGAGGACAACGACAAGAGCTCGGCGGCCGCGTAGGGCTGTCCGGCGGATCAGGGCCGGACAGGTTCCACGGCCACCGAGCTCTGTCACTCGACTGCGCGGGAGTCCGGTCAGCGGGCCATGATCAGGCTCATGGCCTCGGCGCGCGTCGCGGGGTCGCGGAGCTGTCCGCGCACCGCCGAGGTCAGCGTCTTCGCCCCGGGCTTGCGGATACCGCGCATCGACATGCACATGTGCTCGCACTCGACGACGACGACGACCCCGCGCGGCTCCAGGATCTCCATCAGGGACTCGGCGATCTGCGTGGTGAGCCGCTCCTGGACCTGCGGACGCCGGGCGTAGACATCGACCAGCCGGGCCAGCTTGGAGAGGCCGGTGATCTTGCCGCTGGTCGCCGGGATGTACCCGACATGTGCGACCCCTCGGAACGGCACCAGGTGGTGTTCACAGGTGCTGAACACTTCGATGTCCTTGACCAGCACCATCTCGTCGTGGCCGAGGTCGAACGTGGTCGTCAGGACGTCCTCGGGCTCCTGGTGGAGGCCCGCGAATATCTCCTTGTACGCCCGTGCCACCCGCCCCGGCGTCTCGCGCAGCCCCTCGCGGTCCGGGTCCTCGCCCACCGCGATGAGGAGTTCGCGTACGGCGGCCTCGGCCCTCTTCTCGTCGAACTCGCCGATCGAACCCTGGCCGTCCAGCGTCACCGGGTCGGTCATCTGTGCCTCGTTCCTCTGAGCTGTCACCCGCGCATACCTCCGCACGGGCGTACGAAAAAGCCGCGCCCCCACAGGCTAGAACCTGTGGGGGCGCGGCTTCCATTCCGGGCCCGGTGCGACTCCCGTGAAAGGGGCCACACCGGGGAGAACGGGATCAGCTCTCGGGCCGGTCCTCCGGGACGACCTCGGCGGCCGGGACGGTGTCCGTGGGGACGACCGAGCCGTTCGCCGTGGTGGCGCCGTTGGTGAGGGCGAGCTCCTTCGGCGAGAGCACCGGCGGCCGCGTCGACGGCGTACGCCGGGCGGAGCCGGTCCACGCCGGACGGGCCGGGCGCTTCACGATCGGGGCGAAGATCTCGGCGATCTCCTCCTTGCCGAGCGTCTCCTTCTCCAGGAGCTGGAGAACGAGGTTGTCCAGCACGTCGCGGTTCTCGACGAGGATCTCCCACGCGTCGTTGTGGGCGGTCTCGATGAGCTTCTTGACCTCCTCGTCGACGAGGGCCGCGACCTCTTCCGAGTAGTCGCGCTGGTGGCCCATCTCCCGGCCCACGAAGGGCTCGGTGTTGTCGCCGCCGAACTTGATCGCGCCGAGCCGCTCCGTCATGCCGTACTGCGTGACCATCGAGCGGGCCGTTGCGGTGGCCTTCTCGATGTCGTTGGCAGCGCCGGTGGTCGGGTCGTGGAAGACCAGCTCCTCGGCCGCGCGCCCGCCCAGCATGTAGGCCAGCTGGTCGAGCATCTCGTTGCGCGTCGTGGAGTACTTGTCCTCCTCCGGGAGCACCATCGTGTAACCGAGGGCGCGGCCACGGGAGAGGATCGTGATCTTGTGGACCGGGTCCGCCTGGGGGGAAGCCGCCGCGACCAGGGCGTGTCCGCCCTCGTGGTACGCGGTGATCTTCTTCTCCTTCTCGGACATGATCCGGGTCCGCTTCTGCGGGCCCGCCACGACGCGGTCGATGGCCTCGTCGAGCATCCCGTTGTCGATCAGCTTCAGATCGGCGCGCGCCGTGAGGAGCGCCGCTTCGTTCAGCACGTTCGACAGGTCGGCACCGGTGAAGCCGGGCGTACGACGGGCGACGGCGCCGAGGTCGACGTCCTTCGCGACCGGCTTGCCCTTCTGGTGCACCTTGAGGATCTCCAGGCGGCCCTGCATGTCCGGCCGGTCGACCGCGATCTGGCGGTCGAAACGGCCCGGGCGCAGCAGCGCCGGGTCGAGGATGTCCGGCCGGTTCGTGGCGGCGATCAGGATGACGCCGCCCTTCACGTCGAAGCCGTCCATCTCGACGAGCAGCTGGTTCAGCGTCTGCTCGCGCTCGTCGTGCCCGCCGCCCATACCGGCACCGCGGTGCCGGCCGACGGCGTCGATCTCGTCGACGAAGACGATCGCCGGGGCGTTCGCCTTGGCCTGCTCGAAGAGGTCACGGACCCGACTGGCACCGACACCGACGAACATCTCGACGAAGTCGGAACCGGAGATCGAGTAGAACGGGACGCCCGCCTCGCCGGCGACGGCGCGTGCGAGCAGCGTCTTGCCCGTACCGGGAGGCCCGTACAGCAGGACACCCTTGGGGATCTTGGCGCCGACGGCCTGGAACTTTGCCGGCTCCTGGAGGAACTCCTTGATCTCCTGGAGCTCCTCGACGGCCTCGTCCGACCCCGCCACATCGGCGAACGTCGTCTTCGGGGTGTCCTTGGTGATCAGCTTGGCCTTGGACTTCCCGAACTGCATGACCCGGGAGCCGCCACCCTGCATCTGATTCATCAGGAACAGGAAGACGACCACGATCAGGACGAACGGCAGCAGCGAGAGGAGGATCGAGATGAACGGGGACTGCTTGGACGGCGAGACCGTGTAGCCCTCGTCGATCTTGCCGCTCTCGAACTTCTGCTGCAGCGTGTCCGCGAGCTGGACACCCTGGTTGCCAATGTAGCTCGCCTGGAACTTGGTGCCGGACTCGCCCGAGAGCTTCTGGCCCTTCTTCAACTCGATCTTGATGATCTGATCGTCACCGGTGGTCAGCTTGGCCTGCGCCACCTGGTCCTTGCTGATCGCCTGGATCACCTTGCCGGTGTCCACCGATTTGTAGCCGCCCGACGAGCCGACGACTGTCATCAACACGACCACGGCGAGGACGGCCAGCACGATCCACATGACCGGCCCACGGAAGTATCGCTTCACGTCCATCCATACGGGGCGAAGCCGCCCCGTCCCTCCTGCCCGTAGGTAAATGCTGCTGTGAGAAAAGACTGTTCTTCGGACGGTACCCCAGCATTGTCACCCGCGACCGCCGGGGACGTCTGTCAAACCCGCCTTCGAAGACTCAACGGCGGGAAACCGGTAAAAGGTTCCCCGCCGTCGGTTCCGGTCGGCCCCGGGCACCCCGGGGGCCGGGCGAAGGGCTCCGGGAGGAGGTCAGCCCCCGTAGACGTGCGGGGCGAGCGTGCCGACGAAGGGGAGGTTGCGGTACTTCTCGGCGTAGTCGAGCCCGTAGCCGACGACGAATTCGTTGGGGATGTCGAAACCGACCCACTTGCAGTCGAGCGCGACCTTGGCCGCGTCCGGCTTGCGCAGCAGGGTGCAGATCTCCAGGGAGGCGGGCTCGCGCGAGCCGAGGTTCGACATCAGCCACGACAGCGTCAGGCCCGAGTCGATGATGTCCTCGACGATCAGGACGTGCTTGCCCTTGATGTCGGTGTCCAGGTCCTTGAGGATCCGGACCACTCCGGAGGACTGGGTGCCCGCGCCGTACGACGAGACGGCCATCCAGTCCATGGTGACGGGGGTGGACAGCGCGCGCGCCAGGTCCGCCATCACCATCACTGCGCCCTTGAGGACGCCGACGATGAGCAGGTCCTTGCCCGCGTACTCCGCGTCGATCTTCGCGGCCAGCTCGACGAGCTTCGCGTCGATCTCTTCCTTGGTGAGGAGCACCGACTGAAGGTCGGTGCCCATGTCCTTCTCGTTCACCCGCGTCTCTTTCTCTGCCTGCCGGGTCCGGGGTGTTGCCCCGCACCTGCGTGGCCGCTCGCCTGCGTGTCAGCCGCTTGTGCTTCAGCTCTGCCGAATGACCAGTCTGCCACCCTGACGCATGGCTTCGACCCGTCCGGGCAGGTTGATGGCCCGTTGGCCGCGCCAGCCGGTGATCAGACGGTCGACTTCCTCGATGTGCCGGGCGAAGAGCGAACCGGCCGGGGAACCCGCCTCCATGGCGGCCCGGCGCAGGACCCGGCGGCGTACGGCGGGCGGCAGCGCGTACAGCTTGGCGCACTCCAGACGGCCCGCGTCGTCCCGCACGGCGCGGTCGGCCTCGGCGGCCCAGGTGTCCAGCGCGTCGGCGTCGTCGCGGGAGAGCTGCGCGGTACGGGCCAGGGCCTCGACGACCCCTTTGCCCAGCGCCTTCTCCAGGGCGGGCAGGCCCTCGTGGCGCAACCGGGAGCGGGTGTAGGCGGGGTCGATGTTGTGCGGGTCGTCCCAGACGGGCAGGGACTGGACGAGGCAGGCCTTGCGGGCGGTCTGCCGGTCGAGCTGGAGGAAGGGGCGGCGGTAGCGGCCGGCCGGTCCGGACGCGGCGGCCATGCCGGAGAGCGAGCGGATGCCGGAGCCTCGGGCGAGGCCGAGCAGCACCGTCTCCGCCTGGTCGTCACGGGTGTGTCCGAGCAGTACGGCGGCGGCGCCGTGCCGCTCGGCCGCCGCGTCCAGGGCGGCGTAGCGGGCGTCACGGGCCGCGGCCTCCGGGCCGCCTTCGTGGCCGACCTGCACGGCGACGGACTCGACCGGGTCGAGGTGCAGGGCGGTGAGGCGGTCGACGACCTCGGCGGCCCGGGTGTCGGAGCCGTCCTGGAGGCCGTGGTCGACGGTGATCCCGCCGGCCCGGACGGCGAGTTTGGGGGCCTCGAAGGCGAGGGCGGAGGCGAGGGCCATGGAGTCGGCGCCGCCGGAGCATGCCACCAGCACCAGAGGAGTGTCGGGGCGTTCGGGGAGTGCGGCGCGCTGCCTGCCCGCACCGGCTTCGGCGAGCTCGGGGTGCGGGGTGCGCCGGGTGTGGTCGGCGCTTCGGGTGTGTTCGGTGAGTACGTCGTGGAGTACGCGGCGGACCGCCAGGCGTATCGCCGCGACCGCAGGATGGGGACCCATGTCCGGTGCCCTTCGTGAAGTTTGGGGAGGTGCCTCGAAGTGCCGGACGGGAAGTGTGCCGTCACTCAGAGTGCGTCGATGGTGACAGAGGCAAGCCGTCCATCGAGCATTGCACGCCTTCCCATGCCCCTACGGTCCCTCGGATGGGTGATTACCGGCGCGTTCTCATCCTGTCGCCCGCCGTCGGACCGGCCATGATCAGGACTCTGCCTTACGGTGCACCCTCGCGATCCAGTCCGCCGGTTTCGCGATCTCCGCCTTGGTGGGCAGGGTGTTCGGCGAGGTCCAGACCCGGTTGAAGCCGTCCATGCCGACCTCGTCGACCACGGCCCGGACGAACCGTTCGCCGTCGCGGTACTGGCGCAGCTTGGCGTCGAGTCCGAGGAGCTTGCGCAGCGCCTGGTCGAGGCGGCCGGCGCCGCGCGCCCTGCGCTGCTGGAACTTCTCCCGGATCTCGCCGACGGAGGAGACCACCTCGGGGCCGACGCCGTCCATCACGTAGTCGGCATGGCCTTCGAGCAGGGACATCACGGCGGTGAGCCGGCCGAGGATCTCGCGCTGGGTGGGCGTCTGGACGAGTTCGACCAGGCTGCGGCCGCCGTCCTCGCCGTCCTCGCCCTCGGGGCGGCCCCCGGCCAGGGACTGGGCGGCCTCGCGGAGCCGTTCCAGCACGGTCATCGGGTCGATGTC from Streptomyces sp. NBC_01591 includes:
- a CDS encoding phosphatidylglycerol lysyltransferase domain-containing protein codes for the protein MSVTLDGDKSGSVPTPVRKLVRGPRPESVPTLVGTACTVVGLIDVAAGVFPRFRHSRMHTLAEVLPGALGPFAAALSLSAGVLLLLLAHGLKRRKRRAWRAAVVLLPAGALAQFAYRHSVIGTLVSLGLCLLLVRHRGEFAALPDPRSRWRALANFVLLGAGSLALGLVVVSAHPGRVLGSPSIADRLQHVLYGMLGFEGPVDYTGDTSWTVAYSLGALGLLTAVTTIYFAFRPEHPAARLTEDDEARLRALLEKHGVRDSLGHFALRRDKGVVFSPSGKAAVCYRVVSGVMLASGDPIGDVEAWPGAIERFMDEARAHSWTPAVMGCSETGGEVWTRETGLDALELGDEAVVDVADFSLAGRAMRNVRQMVKRIERLGYETRVRRVSDIGEAELARIRRAAADWRGTDNERGFSMALGRIGDAADGDCVIATAHKADEHTDDSPYGDLKAVLHFVPWGRDGMSLDLMRRDRSADPGMNELLIVAALQASPRLEVERVSLNFAMFRSALARGEKLGAGPVLRTWRGLLIFLSRWFQIESLYKFNAKFRPRWEPRFVVYRAARDLPRISLATMQAEGFVNLALPRPFARRFPARRPRPCAHAQAPGREQHARAA
- the folP gene encoding dihydropteroate synthase, whose product is MSTLRGRGTVQGLPEWDRCAVMGVVNVTPDSFSDGGRWFDTTAAVKHGLDLVAQGADLIDVGGESTRPGASRVDASEELRRVVPVVKGLASEGVTVSVDTMRARVAEEAVAAGAALVNDVSGGLADPDMVRVVAAAGAPFVVMHWRGFSESMNSRAMYEDVVAEVVAELRERMDAVVSGGVDPERIVIDPGLGFAKDACHDLSLVAHLDELRALGRPLLVAASRKRFLGHVLAGDGAAPPPARERDAATAAISALSAHAGAWAVRVHEVRATADAVRVARAVEGAA
- a CDS encoding nuclear transport factor 2 family protein; the protein is MSGPRDEHAEAAADIAAVEQANTTFYEAMERGDFEELSGLWLPGEDLTVSCVHPGWPVLTGRGEVLRSYALIMANTEYIQFFLTDVGISMTGDTALVTCTENILSGGPAEDGNALGPLVGQLVVATNVFRRTPDGWKLWSHHGSPVLTETGEEEDEETPS
- the folB gene encoding dihydroneopterin aldolase; this translates as MDRVALRGLKARGHHGVFPREREEGQTFIVDLVLGLDTRPAAASDDLTKTVHYGVVAEEVVEVVQGEPVDLIETLAERIAQKCLKHEGVEEVEVVVHKPDAPITVPFDDVTITITRSRV
- the folK gene encoding 2-amino-4-hydroxy-6-hydroxymethyldihydropteridine diphosphokinase, with protein sequence MTAFSTEGQSDPTVQPVPASVVEQVDAADTTLSNPKRAVISLGSNLGNRLETLQGAIDALEDTPGLRVKAVSPVYETEPWGVAPGSQPSYFNAVIVVKTTLPPSSLLERGQAIEEAFDRVREERWGPRTIDVDIVAYADVVSDDPALTLPHPRAHERAFVLAPWHDIDPEAQLPGAGPVAELLAGVGRDGVLPRADLELRLPE
- a CDS encoding DUF3180 domain-containing protein gives rise to the protein MKQLRLGVLIGLFAAAGVLSWGGARLWDSLGNLPSVPLAAPIVLAVIAVILLATALSIRSRLRAQRERRPGAKGVEPLMAARAVVFGQASALVVSLVSGMYGGTGVFLLGSLDIPARRDQAIYAGFAVLAGIAVVAAALWLERVCKLPEDEDNDKSSAAA
- the folE gene encoding GTP cyclohydrolase I FolE, which encodes MTDPVTLDGQGSIGEFDEKRAEAAVRELLIAVGEDPDREGLRETPGRVARAYKEIFAGLHQEPEDVLTTTFDLGHDEMVLVKDIEVFSTCEHHLVPFRGVAHVGYIPATSGKITGLSKLARLVDVYARRPQVQERLTTQIAESLMEILEPRGVVVVVECEHMCMSMRGIRKPGAKTLTSAVRGQLRDPATRAEAMSLIMAR
- the ftsH gene encoding ATP-dependent zinc metalloprotease FtsH, producing the protein MDVKRYFRGPVMWIVLAVLAVVVLMTVVGSSGGYKSVDTGKVIQAISKDQVAQAKLTTGDDQIIKIELKKGQKLSGESGTKFQASYIGNQGVQLADTLQQKFESGKIDEGYTVSPSKQSPFISILLSLLPFVLIVVVFLFLMNQMQGGGSRVMQFGKSKAKLITKDTPKTTFADVAGSDEAVEELQEIKEFLQEPAKFQAVGAKIPKGVLLYGPPGTGKTLLARAVAGEAGVPFYSISGSDFVEMFVGVGASRVRDLFEQAKANAPAIVFVDEIDAVGRHRGAGMGGGHDEREQTLNQLLVEMDGFDVKGGVILIAATNRPDILDPALLRPGRFDRQIAVDRPDMQGRLEILKVHQKGKPVAKDVDLGAVARRTPGFTGADLSNVLNEAALLTARADLKLIDNGMLDEAIDRVVAGPQKRTRIMSEKEKKITAYHEGGHALVAAASPQADPVHKITILSRGRALGYTMVLPEEDKYSTTRNEMLDQLAYMLGGRAAEELVFHDPTTGAANDIEKATATARSMVTQYGMTERLGAIKFGGDNTEPFVGREMGHQRDYSEEVAALVDEEVKKLIETAHNDAWEILVENRDVLDNLVLQLLEKETLGKEEIAEIFAPIVKRPARPAWTGSARRTPSTRPPVLSPKELALTNGATTANGSVVPTDTVPAAEVVPEDRPES
- the hpt gene encoding hypoxanthine phosphoribosyltransferase, with product MGTDLQSVLLTKEEIDAKLVELAAKIDAEYAGKDLLIVGVLKGAVMVMADLARALSTPVTMDWMAVSSYGAGTQSSGVVRILKDLDTDIKGKHVLIVEDIIDSGLTLSWLMSNLGSREPASLEICTLLRKPDAAKVALDCKWVGFDIPNEFVVGYGLDYAEKYRNLPFVGTLAPHVYGG
- the tilS gene encoding tRNA lysidine(34) synthetase TilS; this encodes MGPHPAVAAIRLAVRRVLHDVLTEHTRSADHTRRTPHPELAEAGAGRQRAALPERPDTPLVLVACSGGADSMALASALAFEAPKLAVRAGGITVDHGLQDGSDTRAAEVVDRLTALHLDPVESVAVQVGHEGGPEAAARDARYAALDAAAERHGAAAVLLGHTRDDQAETVLLGLARGSGIRSLSGMAAASGPAGRYRRPFLQLDRQTARKACLVQSLPVWDDPHNIDPAYTRSRLRHEGLPALEKALGKGVVEALARTAQLSRDDADALDTWAAEADRAVRDDAGRLECAKLYALPPAVRRRVLRRAAMEAGSPAGSLFARHIEEVDRLITGWRGQRAINLPGRVEAMRQGGRLVIRQS